A region of Periplaneta americana isolate PAMFEO1 chromosome 16, P.americana_PAMFEO1_priV1, whole genome shotgun sequence DNA encodes the following proteins:
- the LOC138691198 gene encoding myb/SANT-like DNA-binding domain-containing protein 3, whose protein sequence is MEGKRKSKHFTSLEKEVLKEIILKYSTILENKKTDSVSSRQKYECWVKITEEFNSSINIVEHRNEKQLRKLWANIKCHQRNVLTKERQAAMATGGGPPVIVEDIDPTVAQISPHIMVHIPGAIDSDMLESELEVMLAEEVQLATKPSEDVSPSTAGPANSVEAETETAEMATPTASIEAAAPRVQTRKHRNVVFKDQSAALLQLEIKKTKLELETAEIMLRVAKKKEQLIDIELAKAQRLT, encoded by the exons ATGGAAGggaagagaaaaagtaaacattttactTCTCTAGAAAAGGAAGTATTAAAAGAAATTATCCTTAAATATTCCACGATCTTAGAGAATAAGAAGACAGATTCAGTATCTTCAAGACAAAAATACGAATGTTGGGTGAAGATTACTGAGGAATTTAATTCGTCCATAAATATTGTCGAACAT AGAAATGAAAAACAACTGAGGAAACTATGGGCGAATATAAAATGCCATCAGCGTAATGTTTTGACGAAAGAACGTCAGGCAGCAATGGCTACAGGGGGTGGCCCACCAGTAATTGTGGAGGACATTGATCCAACTGTGGCCCAAATATCACCGCATATAATGGTCCACATTCCGGGAGCTATTGACTCCGATATGCTGGAGAGTGAACTAGAAG TTATGCTCGCAGAGGAAGTACAACTCGCAACAAAGCCTTCCGAGGACGTATCTCCTTCCACTGCTGGTCCAGCCAACTCGGTTGAAGCTGAAACTGAAACAGCAGAGATGGCAACTCCAACAGCATCAATAGAAGCAGCAGCTCCAAGGGTTCAAACAAGAAAGCACAGAAATGTAGTTTTCAAGGATCAAAGCGCTGCATTATTGCAGTTAgaaataaagaagacaaaattagAACTGGAAACTGCAGAAATTATGTTGCGTGTGGCCAAGAAGAAAGAACAGCTGATAGATATTGAGCTAGCTAAAGCTCAAAGGTTGACATAG
- the LOC138716458 gene encoding putative nuclease HARBI1 — protein sequence MDNEFEEMIEEVNELQEIRAPKRYLRNVMNPFQFYNDIEFKRRFRFHKRTVLDLILPKIERTLAKPNQRGLPVPPVLQLLICLRFYATGSFQEATNRLRFEELGRGGNPNNPVIPSLDGAIDCTHVRLCHTKFGDHAESFRNRKNYFSLNVQAVAGPEGQFLDIVSSWAGSEHNSRIFQNSRLYVRYVQGEFTGCLLGDAGYSCQRILLTPLLNPVTPADHRYNRAHKRTRCVVERMFGVWKKRFPCLSVGLRNKLENAPNIIVACAVLHNLSLEINDNLPEDDPDMILPYEPVPVAPPVQQPGGLAFRRELINRVFRRHDDEM from the exons ATGGATAACGAGTTTGAAGAAATGATTGAAGAAGTCAATGAATTGCAAGAAATTCGTGCTCCAAAGCGTTATTTGAGAAACGTCATGAACCCCTTTCAATTTTATAATGACATTGAATTCAAGAGGAGGTTTCGTTTTCACAAAAGGACGGTTTTGGATTTAATTCTTCCGAAAATAGAGAGAACTCTTGCAAAACCTAACCAGCGAGGTTTGCCAGTTCCTCCAGTTTTACAACTTCTCATTTGCTTGAGATTTTATGCCACCGGAAGCTTTCAG GAAGCAACGAATCGTTTACGTTTTGAAGAACTGGGAAGGGGTGGTAATCCCAACAACCCTGTTATACCTAGTTTGGACGGTGCTATTGACTGCACGCATGTCCGTCTTTGCCACACAAAATTTGGAGACCACGCGGAATCATTTCGAAACCGGAAAAACTATTTCTCCTTGAATGTAcag GCTGTTGCCGGACCTGAAGGTCAATTCTTGGACATTGTATCCAGCTGGGCTGGAAGTGAGCACAACAGTCGAATATTCCAGAACTCTCGGCTCTATGTCCGTTACGTTCAAGGAGAGTTTACCGGTTGTTTACTAGGGGACGCAGGGTACTCTTGCCAGAGAATTCTGCTTACTCCCTTGTTAAATCCTGTCACTCCAGCTGACCACAG GTACAACAGAGCCCACAAAAGGACGAGATGTGTAGTGGAGAGAATGTTTGGAGTATGGAAGAAGAGATTTCCTTGTCTTTCGGTTGGTCTAAGAAACAAACTCGAGAATGCCCCAAATATAATTGTTGCCTGTGCAGTGCTTCACAATTTGAGTTTGGAGATAAACGACAACTTACCAGAAGATGACCCAGATATGATTCTCCCATACGAACCTGTGCCTGTTGCACCACCTGTACAGCAACCGGGAGGTTTGGCTTTCAGGAGGGAACTGATTAACAGAGTGTTCAGGAGGCATGATGATGAAATGTAA